From one Rhopalosiphum padi isolate XX-2018 chromosome 2, ASM2088224v1, whole genome shotgun sequence genomic stretch:
- the LOC132920469 gene encoding nuclear receptor corepressor 1-like isoform X1, producing MEAVQQTVIHLDRAAMPSQAQMAYSQRNPQIHGRNVNHGVVQVPGENGPYKPSAGTGQVHNNFVGYPANIRYVSQPVYMSSTTTASNVYRDAPFHSRALNISDRGVTIGVPFELARSDMMPTVARQNRISLLSATSDYYQRSRLQMEHYRDESLNHNSHNTVSMNFMRERPDHGPPPPMKKPKLLHPISPQPPLKIDISDPPSTSAYNPQVEAISPTIDEPMPEYKKVNDITPKLNKIESDINNITQEIEDLIKLKENYEQNELNSEVTKIEPEEDTLKECEEEDPTNFLTPVQRIYASNRKKALESRMSLEKFANKTDLPLYNQPSDADIYHENRRKYSLFKSTLLEHLRKKKMEQLQKKNEITETYSKLYKDWIRRVEKIESSQKRKAKEAKHRELFEKVFPELRKAREDKERFNRVGARIKSEADLEEIMDGLQEQEMEDKKMRSYAVIPPLMLDPHERHLTYLNNNGLVLDYKTEYNERKYVNIWTQQEKDVFKDRFIAHPKNFGAIASYLDKKCPSDCVQYYYLSKPKEEYKRLLRKAKWQARRRTAQNRTPANSSLNSLDILNSTSIGVTTRLQRERQGSEAASSNLAQVSAAQNAIPENEETPVSVEVEVATEQGANNETENLLTNKDQSNESVKNLIQPSVTSHTSELKPESKKKERRKDDKLKGENTSTTDEELMDSQHETGSKGDVPKGMCAVCKAENVACPRTLNPSDAAQYGVKPEDIIPGARVCNTCRCKVVRSQNRRVIYCPLPSCPTVQSNNRRPVKRLRPLPAKWNTAQDIIASEFQIGPTTTKCCSACFNRIQRRLMALGVVGTSNNISTDTLDGWTDEETNALKKGIREHGTRWSEISKLVGQNKSHYQCKEFYFSFRKKLGLDLLVQEYKKTNGSEQKPALTDEEESGSSTSSCDETNLVLCDSDTQSAPSPTNTLPQLSPPHDTTSPPQAKLTVKESRDNENSNRSTVVKEDYDSSATETADEGIGGTAENESNVLQHSNNESEKKEKIVTDLSVSDILSDVIEKQFTKEHSNREKENGSMPTISSILLDPEYPIKDRNTGSSNNENKQQSMATISVVPTPPRELHNKDGLVVVQVQSSKISEVRVPEGVTLDLSIKRPREGDSYSDPLPIKHAQPPPPPGAMYRTPPTQIHETNTFYSPQYAELGRSGKQGEIYWTKISPASNHVMVHPSQSVPHVTVKQTSHIKLPNKVTSPQLSVANVVSSKLSPNILNNNSKATGSIMHGTPVSAATLYMPPQSNRYSQPSQAPGGSITQGTPVHQRMLHNSNQNMNADYYQKRNPQPQYQTRQPHYSEQRQIIMNDYITSQQMHSNVAAQFPRVQKPPVTSPMYYQPTRQGVIQRHNTAPKATSPQTYPPGHEALGSLVDVAIRQPSLPVPLNHSEDRHREQDRYVRGSPAPKPHMYREQQRHEHMQREREIAVQREREMQAVAQLREQQQRDQYIRDKQMMHHRLTPEQHSRMVAASFQHQQQQQQQQQRQQEQPRVMQIPSTVSSFQQSRSNTPVSRHQEPPSNIQNRDNASSGRSSRQGTEPHALTAANLIDAIITHQINQSNDGTGHPPNAAPVTNQSHVQQQRAGDKLFQSFPEANEKQNLKPRASPEMSRPGEPYPPEHPFKEYPFNNMLAAGFEPHTWKLRRALQQKEFEQQMKDDNNRVRFYPTQADIPLALSPLDYVKNRIVEVMRTSDDDNKNEQAYTYPFSAAINMSASATQKNNESSDPNGGGGGSMLTAQYEPMSDED from the exons ATGGAAGCTGTACAACAAACAGTTATACATTTGGATCGTGCTGCCATGCCTTCACAAGCTCAAATGGCTTATTCTCAAAGAAATCCTCAAATTCATGG AAGAAATGTTAACCATGGTGTAGTTCAAGTACCAGGAGAAAATGGGCCATATAAGCCATCTGCTGGTACTGGCcaagttcataataattttgttgggTACCCGGCTAATATACGATATGTCTCACAACCTGTATACATGTCATCTACAACCACAGCATCAAATGTGTATAGAGATGCACCTTTTCATTCTAGAGCATTAAAT aTATCTGATAGAGGAGTTACAATAGGTGTTCCTTTTGAATTAGCTAGAAGTGATATGATGCCTACTGTAGCTAGGCAAAATCGTATATCTTTGCTGTCTGCAACAAGTGATTATTATCAACGAAGTCGCTTGCA aatggaACATTATCGAGATGAATCATTGAATCACAATTCTCACAATACAGTTTCTATGAACTTTATGAGAGAAAGACCAGATCATGGTCCTCCGCCTCCTatgaaaaaaccaaaattactTCATCCTATTTCACCTCAACCACCTCTTAAAATTGATATATCT GATCCCCCATCCACAAGTGCATACAACCCTCAAGTAGAAGCTATTTCACCAACTATTGATGAACCCATGCCAgaatataaaaaagttaatgaCATTActcctaaattaaataaaattgaaagtgatataaataatattactcaaGAAATTGAAGACTTGATCAAGTTAAAa GAAAATTATGAACAAAATGAATTGAATTCAGAAGTTACTAAAATAGAACCCGAAGAAGATACGTTAAAAGAATGCGAAGAAGAAGATCCTACAAACTTTTTGACTCCAGTTCAACGAATTTATGCATCAAATAgg AAAAAAGCATTGGAATCAAGAATGAGCCTTGAAAAATTTGCCAACAAAACTGATctt cCTTTATATAATCAACCATCAGATGCTGATATTTATCATGAAAACAGGagaaa gtattcatTATTTAAGTCGACATTATTGGAACATCTAAGGAAAAAGAAAATGGAACAATTACAAAAGAAAAACGAAATTACTGAAACATACTCTAAACTTTATAAAGATTGGATTCGTAGAGTGGAAAAAATTGAAAGCTCACAAAAACGAAAAGCTAAGGAAGCAAAACATAGagaattatttgaaaaagtatTCCCAGAGTTAAGAAAAGCACGTGAAGATAAAGAAAGGTTTAATAGAGTTGGTGCTCGTATTAAAAGTGAAGCAGATTTAGAAGAGATCATGGATGGTTTACAGGAACAAGAG ATGGAAGACAAAAAAATGAGGTCTTATGCAGTTATACCACCGCTTATGTTGGATCCGCATGAACGacatttaacttatttgaaCAACAATGGACTTGTATTGGACTATAAAACAGAGTATAATGAGAGGAAGTATGTCAATATTTGGACACAACAAGAAAAAGATGTGTTTAAAGATCGTTTTATTGCTCATCCCAAGAATTTTGGTGCAATAGCatcttatctagataaaaaatGTCCTTCTGATTgcgttcaatattattatttaagcaagCCTAAAGAAGAGTACAAAAGATTATTAC gcAAAGCTAAATGGCAAGCAAGACGTCGTACTGCTCAAAATCGAACACCTGCTAATAGTTCATTGAATtcgttagatattttaaattcgaCTTCGATAGGTGTTACAACTAGGCTCCAACGAGAGCGTCAAGGTAGTGAAGCAGCATCATCAAATTTAGCACAAGTTTCAGCAGCTCAAAATGCAATACCTGAAAATGAAGAAACTCCGGTATCCGTAGAAGTTGAAGTTGCTACTGAGCAAGGTGCTAATAATGAAACTGAAAATTTATTAACCAATAAAGACCAAAGTAATGAGTCtgttaaaaatttgatacaGCCGTCAGTTACGTCACATACAAG TGAATTAAAGCCTGAATCCAAAAAGAAAGAAAGACGAAAAGATGATAAATTAAAAGGAGAAAATACAAGTACAACTGATGAAGAATTAATGGATTCTCAac ATGAAACTGGGTCAAAAGGAGATGTACCTAAAGGTATGTGTGCTGTTTGTAAAGCAGAAAATGTGGCATGTCCCAGGACTCTTAATCCATCAGATGCAGCACAATATGGTGTGAAGCCAGAAGATATTATTCCAGGAGCTCGGGTTTGCAATACTTGCCGTTGTAAAGTGGTTCGATCCCAAAATCGTCGTGTAATATATTGTCCATTACCATCCTGCCCCACTGTTCAATCCAATAATAGAAGACCTGTTAAAAGATTGCGCCCATTACCTGCTAAATGGAATACTGCTCAAGATATCATTGCTTCAGAATTTC aaattggtccaacaacaacaaaatgttGTTCAGCTTGCTTTAATCGTATCCAAAGACGATTAATGGCACTTGGTGTAGTAGGAACATCAAACAATATTAGTACTGATACTTTAGATGGCTGGACTGATGAAGAGACTAATGCATTAAAGAAAGGAATTCGTGAACATGGCACTCGTTGGAGTGAAATAAGCAAATTAGTTGGACAAAATAAAAGCCACTATCAGTgcaaagaattttattttagtttcagaAAAAAGCTAGGCTTAGACCTTTTGGTACAGGAgtataaaaag acAAACGGAAGTGAACAAAAGCCTGCTCTAACAGATGAGGAAGAGTCTGGGTCAAGTACTTCTAGCTGTGATGAGACTAATCTTGTATTGTGTGACAGTGATACTCAAAGTGCACCTTCACCAACAAACACTTTACCACAATTATCTCCTCCGCATGATACAACTAGCCCACCACAAGCTAAATTGACAGTTAAAGAGTCACGAGATAATGAGAATTCTAATCGTTCCACTGTTGTCAAAGAAGATTATGATAGTTCAGCTACTGAAACTGCAGATGAAGGAATTGGAGGTACTGCTGAAAACGAGTCTAATGTATTGCAACATTCCAATAATGAAtcggaaaaaaaagaaaagattgTAACTGATTTAAGCGTGTCAGATATTTTATCTGatgtaattgaaaaacaatttacaaaagaACATTCGAACCGAGAG aaAGAGAATGGTTCTATGCCTACCATATCATCCATACTTTTGGATCCTGAATATCCAATTAAAGATAGAAATACAGGATCTAGCAATAATGAAAACAAACAACAGTCAATGGCTACCATATCAGTGGTTCCAACACCACCTCGAGAACTTCACAACAAAGATGGTTTAGTAGTTGTTCAAGTACAATCTTCTAAAATTTCTGAAGTTAGAGTTCCCGAAGGTGTAACTCTTGATTTAAGTATCAAAAGACCTAGAGAAGGAGATTCTTATTCTGATCCTCTGCCAATTAAACATGCacaaccaccaccaccacctggCGCTATGTATAGAACTCCTCCCACACAAATTCatgaaacaaatacattttattctccgcag TATGCTGAATTGGGACGAAGTGGTAAACAAGGTGAAATATATTGGACAAAAATATCACCAGCAAGTAATCATGTCATGGTTCATCCGTCACAGTCTGTTCCTCATGTAACTGTTAAACAAACATCGCacataaaattacctaataag gtaacaTCACCTCAGTTATCTGTAGCAAATGTTGTTTCATCAAAGTTGTCTcctaatatattgaataataactcAAAAGCAACAGGATCCATCATGCATGGAACTCCTGTCTCAGCTGCAACTTTATATATGCCACCACAATCTAACCGTTATTCTCAGCCATCACAAGCTCCGGGTGGTTCTATTACTCAAGGTACTCCTGTTCATCAACGTATGTTACAcaattcaaatcaaaatatgAATGCAGATTATTATCAAAAACGCAATCCACAACCTCAATATCAAACAAGACAGCCTCATTATAGTGAGCAACgacaaattattatgaatgattATATTACTTCACAGCAAATGCATTCTAATGTTGCTGCTCAATTTCCTCGAGTTCAAAAACCTCCAGTTACTAGTCCAATGTACTATCAACCAACTCGCCAAGGTGTAATACAGCGTCATAATACTGCTCCTAAAGCAACATCTCCACAAACTTATCCTCCGGGACATGAAGCATTAGGATCTTTAGTAGATGTTGCAATAAGACAACCCAGCTTACCTGTACCTTTGAATCATTCTGAAGATAGACACAGAGAACAGGATCGTTATGTAAGAGGGTCTCCAGCACCAAAACCACATATGTACAGAGAACAACAAAGACATGAGCATATGCAAAGAGAACGTGAAATAGCTGTGCAAAGAGAGCGAGAAATGCAAGCAGTTGCACAACTTAGAGAACAGCAACAAAGAGATCAGTATATTAGGGATAAACAAATGATGCATCATCGGCTTACTCCTGAACAACATTCAAGGATGGTAGCTGCATCATTTcaacatcaacaacaacaacaacaacaacaacaacggcaACAGGAACAACCAAGAGTAATGCAAATACCTTCTACTGTTTCTTCATTTCAACAATCTAGGTCAAATACTCCAGTATCTAGGCATCAAGAACCACCATCCAATatacaaaa tagagATAATGCTAGTAGTGGAAGATCTTCAAGACAAGGTACAGAACCTCATGCGTTAACTGCAGCTAATTTAATTGATGCCATTATCACACATCAAATAAATCAGAGTAATGATGGAACTGGACATCCTCCTAATGCTGCTCCAGTTACCAATCAGTCCCATGTTCAACAACAACGAGCTGGTGATAAGTTATTTCAA TCATTCCCAGAagcaaatgaaaaacaaaatttaaaaccacGAGCTAGTCCGGAAATGAGTCGTCCTGGAGAACCATATCCACCAGAACACCCTTTTAAAGAATAtccttttaataatatgttagctGCAGGCTTTGAGCCTCATACTTGGAAACTTCGCCGTGCTTTACAACAGAAAGAGTTTGAGCAACAAATGAAAGATGACAACAATCGAGTTCGTTTTTATCCAACTCAAGCGGATATACCTTTGGCTTTATCACCTTTAGATTATGTTAAAAATCGGATTGTTGAAGTAATGCGCACATCAGATGATGATAACAAAAATGAACAGGCTTACACTTATCCATTTTCTGCTGCAATCAATATGTCTGCATCAgctacacaaaaaaataatgaatcatCTGATCCaaatggtggtggtggtggatcTATGTTAACAGCCCAATATGAGCCGATGTCTGATGAGGATTAG